In Hydrogenovibrio thermophilus, the following are encoded in one genomic region:
- a CDS encoding GGDEF domain-containing protein: MNQRKTHPVGFRVFAFKKFMWVSIFALLASLTITTLVSGTFVAVVYHKTVSNLPDRLQQTFSGLAAAENPVEQADIILAQIQRKNLQNDFNFIPASDIRNTPLALTDTQQQNLKAAKQANQLTHQLDILSAEVNGGLPVYFQPGCDTCNILATQGRYMGTLLFQLPLTSPLLTFGTLWAFFIIFMVSFFIIGVYMMTRALEKDFIQPIRDLSERMHHIRLEEDDILWERKEQEIAEIDLIDQLITENIQTLKSIYVKLDALMVTEHQSGFFHQDRFKEALQFEVYRSDRYHRPFSILVIKLLKVESKQAEKNPDTAEQIHLFAETINEHTRNIDMPFRIGERLFLIIMPEMTEQEVPVMSQVLRKRFAQDREDGEDRYKFDVQIGYATYNYDTQNIKELTALAIERMHQTEAEETPEKPASSDSETA, encoded by the coding sequence ATGAACCAACGCAAGACGCACCCCGTGGGTTTTCGGGTCTTCGCATTCAAAAAGTTCATGTGGGTCTCGATCTTCGCCTTATTGGCCTCTTTGACCATCACAACGCTGGTCAGCGGCACTTTTGTCGCGGTCGTTTACCACAAAACCGTTTCGAACTTGCCGGATCGGTTACAGCAAACCTTCTCCGGTTTGGCCGCCGCCGAGAATCCGGTCGAGCAAGCCGACATCATTTTAGCCCAAATACAGCGCAAAAACCTGCAAAACGACTTTAACTTCATTCCGGCTTCCGACATTCGTAACACCCCCTTGGCATTAACGGACACCCAACAACAAAACCTCAAGGCGGCCAAGCAGGCCAACCAATTGACGCACCAACTGGATATTCTATCGGCCGAAGTGAATGGCGGACTGCCGGTTTATTTCCAACCCGGCTGCGACACCTGCAACATTTTGGCGACACAAGGCCGTTACATGGGCACCCTACTGTTCCAGCTTCCATTGACCAGCCCTCTGCTGACCTTCGGAACCTTATGGGCTTTTTTCATTATTTTCATGGTGAGTTTCTTTATCATCGGCGTCTATATGATGACTCGGGCACTGGAAAAAGACTTTATCCAACCGATACGAGACCTCAGTGAACGCATGCACCATATCCGGCTGGAAGAAGACGATATCCTCTGGGAGCGCAAAGAGCAGGAAATCGCCGAGATTGACTTGATTGATCAATTGATTACCGAGAACATCCAGACTCTCAAATCCATTTACGTCAAACTGGACGCCTTAATGGTCACGGAACACCAAAGCGGCTTTTTCCATCAGGATCGTTTCAAGGAAGCCTTGCAATTTGAGGTGTACCGTTCCGATCGCTATCATCGACCTTTTTCGATCTTAGTCATCAAACTACTCAAAGTCGAGTCCAAGCAAGCCGAAAAAAACCCCGATACCGCTGAACAAATCCATCTATTTGCCGAAACCATCAATGAACATACCCGAAATATTGACATGCCATTTCGCATCGGCGAACGTTTATTTTTGATTATCATGCCGGAAATGACCGAACAAGAAGTGCCGGTCATGTCACAAGTATTGCGGAAGCGCTTCGCACAGGACCGCGAAGACGGTGAGGATAGGTATAAGTTCGACGTGCAAATCGGTTACGCCACCTACAATTACGATACCCAAAACATCAAGGAATTGACGGCGTTGGCCATTGAACGGATGCATCAAACCGAAGCCGAAGAAACCCCGGAAAAACCGGCATCATCCGATTCCGAAACGGCTTAA
- a CDS encoding fatty acid cis/trans isomerase gives MDMFNAYIIRLAIALIAAVLALPASAQTSTPVQIQSDLPDYDVVKPILEKRCIVCHGCYDAPCQLKLSSYTGTARGGSKEKVYDGERITAAQPSRLFMDAQTIQEWREKGFYSLITQQQDGEPSVLYRMLQLKDEHPQPVTGRLPSSYTLGLNREDVCPKADEFDDFALNHPNWGMPYAMPNLPRDEYLTLLNWAKYGAPGTLENLDSVELSEQASFYEKYLNIDTFKHRLMARYIYEHLFLAHLHFADNSPRTFYQLVRSKTPPGVPIEVIHTTRPYDDPGVDRVYYRLRAVKSSIVDKDHLVYHVDGDTYKKYQAWFIFPDYQIKKLPGYDPKTSANPFKTFADMPADGRYRFLLDQAQFIIEGFIKGPVCRGQVALNVIEEQFWVMFFDPDVDVVSNDTEFLAQQAGNLALPSAEGVETFRMLATATTYQNKQRLYLDAKQKLLHSKKERKIKHGFNMIWDGDGHNRNALLTVFRNQDSATVLKGFHGKVPKTAWVIDYPLLERIQYLLVSGFDVYGNVGHQLNTRLYMDFLRMEGENNFLSFLPEDTREKLRNYWYRKTSEESIKTDLTPTKTGIDYVTKHPKQEFFDRVVQLEQFRDVLNSDPINRPKMPFKDGDPDARIQNFLQQLADLKGEKIEGWPEVSFLRVTRYNGDESWYTLFLNRGYYNVSSLLFDKYNRAPKENSVTVVEGLQTSYPGMFFDLGEQDVNVFLALASRVKDKSQLQRWVKAYGVRRTAPAFWDFSDDLLFYQQKAEPVTWGIFDLNRYLND, from the coding sequence ATGGACATGTTTAACGCTTACATCATACGCCTCGCCATCGCCCTAATTGCGGCGGTTCTCGCTTTGCCTGCCAGTGCACAAACCAGTACGCCAGTGCAAATACAATCGGACCTCCCGGATTATGACGTGGTTAAACCGATTCTCGAAAAACGCTGCATTGTGTGCCATGGTTGTTACGATGCGCCTTGCCAGCTTAAGTTGTCTTCTTACACCGGTACGGCACGGGGAGGCAGCAAGGAAAAAGTGTATGACGGCGAACGCATTACCGCAGCCCAGCCCTCCCGACTGTTCATGGACGCGCAAACCATTCAGGAGTGGCGCGAAAAAGGGTTCTATTCACTGATTACCCAGCAGCAGGACGGCGAACCGTCGGTGCTTTATCGGATGCTACAGCTGAAAGACGAGCACCCGCAACCGGTGACCGGGCGTTTGCCGAGTAGCTATACTTTGGGCTTGAATCGTGAAGACGTTTGCCCGAAAGCCGATGAATTCGATGACTTCGCCTTGAATCACCCGAATTGGGGCATGCCGTATGCCATGCCGAATTTGCCGCGTGATGAATATCTGACGTTGCTGAACTGGGCCAAATACGGCGCGCCGGGAACCTTGGAAAATTTGGATTCGGTGGAACTGTCCGAGCAAGCCAGTTTCTATGAAAAGTATCTCAATATCGATACCTTCAAACACCGTTTGATGGCACGCTATATTTACGAACACCTGTTTTTGGCGCATTTACACTTCGCCGATAATTCACCGCGCACCTTTTACCAGTTGGTGCGTTCCAAAACCCCGCCGGGGGTGCCGATTGAAGTGATTCACACCACGCGCCCGTATGATGACCCGGGCGTGGACCGGGTGTATTACCGGTTGCGTGCAGTCAAATCAAGTATCGTCGACAAAGACCATCTGGTGTATCACGTCGATGGCGATACTTACAAAAAGTACCAGGCCTGGTTTATTTTCCCGGATTATCAAATCAAAAAATTGCCTGGCTACGACCCGAAAACTTCGGCCAACCCGTTTAAAACTTTTGCCGACATGCCGGCAGACGGTCGATATCGTTTCCTGCTCGATCAGGCACAATTCATTATCGAAGGCTTTATTAAAGGGCCGGTGTGTCGTGGGCAAGTGGCTCTCAACGTGATTGAAGAACAATTCTGGGTGATGTTTTTCGACCCGGATGTGGATGTCGTCAGCAACGATACCGAATTTCTCGCCCAGCAAGCCGGTAATCTGGCTTTGCCTTCCGCCGAAGGTGTGGAAACCTTCCGAATGCTGGCCACGGCCACCACGTATCAAAACAAACAGCGTCTCTATCTGGATGCCAAACAGAAACTGTTGCACTCCAAGAAAGAACGGAAGATCAAGCACGGGTTCAATATGATTTGGGACGGCGACGGTCATAACCGTAATGCGTTGTTGACCGTTTTCCGGAATCAGGATTCCGCCACGGTATTGAAAGGCTTCCACGGCAAAGTGCCGAAAACCGCCTGGGTGATTGATTACCCGTTGCTGGAACGTATCCAGTATTTGCTGGTGTCCGGTTTTGATGTCTACGGCAATGTCGGCCATCAGCTGAATACCCGGCTTTACATGGATTTTCTGCGTATGGAAGGGGAAAACAATTTCCTGAGCTTCCTGCCGGAAGACACTCGTGAAAAGCTGCGCAACTACTGGTATCGCAAAACCTCGGAAGAAAGCATTAAAACCGATTTAACACCGACGAAAACCGGCATTGATTATGTGACAAAACACCCGAAACAGGAATTTTTCGATCGTGTGGTGCAGTTGGAGCAGTTCCGTGATGTGTTGAATTCCGATCCGATTAATCGTCCGAAAATGCCGTTCAAAGACGGTGACCCGGATGCCCGAATCCAGAATTTCCTGCAGCAGCTGGCTGACTTGAAAGGCGAGAAAATCGAAGGGTGGCCGGAAGTGTCGTTCCTCAGGGTGACACGATACAACGGTGACGAATCTTGGTACACACTGTTTCTGAATCGCGGTTATTACAATGTGTCGTCCCTGCTGTTCGACAAATACAATCGGGCGCCGAAGGAGAATTCGGTCACGGTGGTGGAAGGTCTGCAGACCAGTTATCCGGGGATGTTTTTCGATTTGGGCGAGCAGGACGTGAATGTTTTCCTGGCGCTGGCGTCCCGCGTGAAGGACAAGTCGCAGTTGCAACGCTGGGTGAAAGCGTATGGCGTGCGCCGTACCGCACCGGCGTTTTGGGATTTCTCCGACGACTTGCTGTTTTATCAACAGAAAGCGGAACCGGTGACTTGGGGCATTTTCGATTTGAACCGTTATCTGAATGATTAA
- a CDS encoding YjfB family protein yields the protein MDVSANGAVNAAMQQQQVYAQQEAQISMLKKAMDVQTQGALSLIESLPTPAPSTQGLPPNLGNNINVTA from the coding sequence ATGGATGTTTCGGCCAACGGCGCGGTGAACGCGGCGATGCAACAGCAACAGGTTTACGCTCAGCAGGAAGCGCAGATTTCCATGTTGAAGAAAGCGATGGACGTACAAACCCAGGGCGCACTGTCCTTGATTGAATCTTTGCCGACTCCGGCGCCATCCACGCAAGGACTGCCGCCAAATCTAGGCAATAATATCAATGTGACCGCCTGA
- a CDS encoding HlyD family secretion protein, with protein MDMLLILTYTAICIVLFKLFRVPVNKWTVPTAALGGAFLLGGIYGVMNYSHPYSSQAREYFYATPISPTVRGRVIDVPVEPNTPLKAGDVLFKIDPKPFQDKVDELTARLKEAKKNLGRYQEMMRKNLGRQLDVDQTQSRVDALQAELAKSEFDLDQTIVRAPTDGSVTQLFLKPGMIAVPIPLRPVMVFITQQQDLFVGWFRQNNLMRVKPGFEAEVAFDAIPGRVFKAKVFGVQPYMAEGQMQPNGVLLTDNNRISGMVPVKLKITDPAFAEYRDQLPGGSYAQAAVYSDKFEDLSIIRKVLLRMASWMNYIFPID; from the coding sequence ATGGACATGTTACTCATCCTGACCTATACCGCGATTTGCATCGTACTTTTCAAGCTTTTCAGAGTGCCCGTCAACAAATGGACGGTGCCGACCGCCGCACTCGGTGGTGCCTTTTTGCTGGGCGGCATTTACGGTGTTATGAACTACAGCCATCCTTATTCCAGCCAAGCTCGGGAATATTTTTACGCCACGCCCATCTCGCCGACAGTGAGAGGCCGTGTCATTGACGTGCCGGTCGAGCCGAACACACCGCTCAAAGCCGGGGATGTTTTGTTTAAAATCGACCCAAAGCCCTTCCAGGACAAAGTGGATGAACTCACGGCCAGACTGAAGGAAGCGAAAAAGAACCTGGGACGTTATCAGGAAATGATGCGTAAAAACCTGGGCCGCCAATTGGACGTCGACCAGACCCAGTCACGGGTGGATGCCTTGCAGGCCGAACTGGCCAAGTCTGAGTTCGACTTGGATCAAACCATTGTCCGCGCACCGACCGATGGTTCCGTGACACAGCTTTTCCTGAAACCGGGCATGATTGCGGTGCCGATTCCGCTGCGACCGGTGATGGTATTCATTACCCAGCAGCAGGATTTATTCGTCGGTTGGTTCCGACAAAACAACCTGATGCGCGTGAAGCCCGGCTTCGAGGCCGAAGTCGCGTTTGATGCCATTCCCGGCCGTGTCTTCAAGGCCAAAGTCTTCGGGGTCCAACCTTATATGGCGGAAGGCCAGATGCAACCCAATGGTGTCTTGTTGACGGATAACAATCGTATCAGCGGCATGGTGCCGGTCAAACTGAAAATCACCGACCCGGCGTTTGCGGAATACCGCGATCAGCTACCTGGCGGTTCTTACGCTCAAGCGGCGGTTTACTCGGATAAATTCGAGGACTTGTCCATTATCCGGAAAGTGCTGTTACGCATGGCGTCTTGGATGAACTACATTTTCCCGATTGACTGA
- a CDS encoding DUF3302 domain-containing protein, with amino-acid sequence MHEFLNYFSLFLLFFVVVVLFYGIIAIHDIPYKIAKKRNHPHQDAIEAAGWVSLFMLHVLWPFLWIWAMTYREERGWGFQSNTPASNPNEASLAQLQSELSALQNEVRSLKGDTANGGQD; translated from the coding sequence ATGCACGAGTTTTTAAATTATTTTTCACTGTTTCTGCTGTTTTTCGTGGTCGTCGTACTTTTTTACGGCATCATCGCCATTCACGACATCCCCTATAAAATCGCAAAAAAACGCAACCACCCGCACCAGGATGCCATCGAAGCCGCCGGCTGGGTGAGCCTGTTTATGCTGCATGTTCTCTGGCCGTTTTTATGGATTTGGGCCATGACTTACCGGGAAGAACGCGGCTGGGGCTTTCAGTCCAACACACCCGCTTCCAATCCGAACGAAGCCAGCCTGGCGCAACTGCAATCTGAACTCAGCGCCTTGCAAAATGAAGTGCGTAGCCTGAAAGGCGACACCGCCAACGGAGGTCAAGACTGA
- a CDS encoding acetate/propionate family kinase yields MKILVLNAGSSSMKYSLFNGEDSHQIAHGLVEHIGETPERDVAFALRQVESELQQHGLIEHLGDCDAVGHRVVHGGEDFQQPVIVTESVMDTIDRLSELAPLHNPANLAPMRLLAEKHPGLVQTAVFDTAFHQSMPAYVYHYAIPKHLYDDHLIRRYGFHGTSHQYIAKRAATLLGKPLNQLNIISMHLGNGASVCAIQYGKSMDTSMGFTPLEGLVMGTRCGDLDPSIPLYMMRELGYSAEQVDHLLNKESGLLGLAGQNDMRELMQMAYAGDENAGLALKIFIYRLIKVAGSYMAIMDDLDAIVFTGGIGEHADKIRYRVVNDFSKAFGFEIDPVANVKAQGESCITRPTSRIPAWVIPTDEEKEIAQQTLALLSDT; encoded by the coding sequence ATGAAGATATTGGTTTTGAATGCCGGCAGTTCCTCAATGAAATACAGTCTGTTCAACGGCGAAGACTCTCACCAAATCGCGCACGGCTTGGTGGAACACATCGGCGAAACACCGGAACGCGACGTGGCATTCGCGTTACGCCAGGTGGAAAGCGAACTGCAACAGCATGGCCTGATTGAACATCTTGGCGACTGCGATGCCGTCGGCCACCGCGTGGTCCACGGCGGCGAGGATTTCCAACAACCGGTCATCGTTACCGAATCGGTCATGGACACCATCGACCGGTTGTCGGAACTGGCACCGTTGCACAACCCCGCCAATCTGGCCCCGATGCGGCTATTGGCCGAAAAACACCCAGGCCTGGTGCAAACGGCGGTCTTCGACACCGCCTTTCACCAGAGCATGCCGGCCTATGTATACCACTACGCCATTCCCAAACACCTTTACGACGACCATCTGATTCGCCGCTACGGCTTCCACGGTACCTCGCACCAATACATTGCCAAACGCGCGGCGACTCTGCTCGGCAAGCCGTTAAACCAACTCAATATCATCTCCATGCACCTCGGCAACGGCGCCAGCGTCTGCGCCATCCAATACGGCAAAAGCATGGACACCAGCATGGGCTTCACCCCGCTGGAAGGCCTGGTCATGGGCACGCGTTGCGGCGACCTTGACCCGTCGATTCCGCTGTATATGATGCGCGAACTGGGTTACAGCGCCGAGCAGGTCGACCATCTGCTCAATAAAGAAAGTGGTTTATTGGGGCTGGCCGGGCAGAACGATATGCGTGAATTGATGCAGATGGCCTACGCCGGTGACGAAAACGCCGGGCTGGCGCTGAAGATTTTCATCTACCGTTTGATTAAAGTGGCGGGCAGTTACATGGCGATTATGGACGATTTGGATGCCATCGTGTTTACCGGCGGCATCGGCGAACATGCCGATAAAATCCGCTACCGCGTGGTCAATGATTTTTCCAAGGCGTTTGGGTTTGAAATCGACCCGGTCGCCAATGTCAAAGCCCAGGGCGAAAGCTGCATCACCCGACCAACCAGCCGGATTCCGGCCTGGGTGATTCCCACCGATGAGGAAAAAGAAATTGCTCAACAGACGTTGGCGTTGCTGTCGGACACCTGA
- the pta gene encoding phosphate acetyltransferase gives MEPNSLFIAPRERHAGSLLVSLGLMSLLRQRFEKIAFFRPLVSEADDPDSRFIHDFFQLDIPMAQMTGLTLAEATQKLSDGHKHELFEQLVAQYQTLQQEYDFVLVHGMEMTRHASGIEFDINLALAKHFNSPYVPVLNGQDKTRSEIETEIEMELHASADHDPFAFFVNRMAPALHDDSEDFKKHPGLPVFYLPELDDLNTPTIKEVADALHGEFLTPKKQGWNRLVKAPIVAAMTIENYLPRVNEGDLIVVPGDRSDILIASVMSLFARNMPNIAGILLTGGLVPKPVIQDLIINFEGRDLPIVSVQTDTYPSAMDVGRVRAKLNANNSRKTHLALGLFDRHVDRDGLMERILQRASDHSRDITTPIMFEYRLFETARQRLKTIVLPEASDERILRACDVLLQRKVVNPILLGRPDEVLYQANLLGLNLEGAQIIDPETSPWKSHFIDQLFEMRQHKGMTQDLAKDSISHVSYFATMMVHLGYADGMVSGATHTTADTVRPALQIIKTQPDTSLVSSVFFMCFDTRVLVYGDCAVNQNPTAEQLAEIAIGSAETARHFGIDPKVALLSYSTGESGHGSEVEKVRQAAQLAHQKRPDLLLEGPLQYDAAIDPTVARQKMPDSDVAGQATVFIFPDLNTGNNTYKAVQRASGAIAIGPVLQGLRKPVNDLSRGCSVADIVNTVAITAIQAQANDQ, from the coding sequence ATGGAACCCAACAGTCTCTTCATTGCCCCTCGCGAACGTCACGCTGGCAGTTTGCTGGTCTCACTCGGTTTGATGTCGCTGCTGCGACAACGGTTTGAAAAAATCGCTTTTTTCCGCCCGCTGGTCAGCGAGGCAGACGACCCGGACAGCCGTTTTATCCACGACTTCTTCCAACTCGACATTCCGATGGCGCAAATGACCGGGCTCACCTTGGCGGAAGCGACCCAAAAACTCAGCGACGGCCACAAGCACGAACTCTTCGAACAACTGGTGGCGCAATACCAGACCCTGCAACAGGAATACGATTTTGTGCTGGTGCACGGCATGGAGATGACCCGCCACGCCAGCGGTATCGAGTTCGACATCAACTTGGCATTGGCGAAGCACTTCAACAGCCCTTACGTGCCGGTGCTGAACGGACAGGACAAAACCCGCTCCGAGATCGAAACCGAAATCGAGATGGAATTGCACGCCAGTGCCGACCACGACCCGTTTGCATTCTTCGTCAACCGCATGGCACCGGCCTTACACGACGACAGTGAAGACTTCAAAAAACACCCAGGCCTGCCGGTGTTTTACCTGCCGGAACTGGACGACCTCAACACCCCGACCATCAAAGAAGTCGCCGACGCCTTACACGGCGAATTTCTGACGCCCAAAAAACAAGGCTGGAACCGCTTGGTAAAAGCGCCCATTGTCGCGGCCATGACCATCGAGAACTATCTGCCGCGCGTCAATGAAGGCGATTTGATTGTGGTGCCGGGCGATCGCAGCGACATTCTCATCGCGTCCGTCATGAGCCTGTTTGCACGCAACATGCCCAATATCGCCGGCATCCTGCTCACCGGCGGTCTGGTGCCCAAGCCGGTGATTCAGGACCTAATCATCAATTTCGAAGGACGTGACCTGCCCATTGTCTCCGTTCAAACCGACACCTATCCGTCGGCGATGGACGTGGGCCGCGTACGCGCCAAACTCAACGCCAACAACAGCCGCAAAACCCATTTAGCGCTCGGGTTGTTCGACCGTCATGTCGACCGCGACGGCCTGATGGAACGCATCCTGCAACGCGCCAGCGACCACAGCCGCGACATCACCACCCCCATTATGTTCGAATACCGCCTGTTCGAAACAGCACGCCAGCGCCTCAAAACCATCGTGTTACCCGAAGCGTCCGACGAACGCATTCTGCGCGCTTGCGACGTGCTGTTACAGCGCAAGGTCGTTAACCCGATTCTGCTCGGGCGCCCGGACGAAGTGCTCTATCAAGCCAATTTACTCGGCCTGAACCTGGAAGGCGCGCAAATCATCGACCCGGAAACCAGTCCCTGGAAATCGCATTTCATCGACCAACTGTTTGAAATGCGCCAACACAAAGGCATGACCCAGGATTTGGCGAAAGACTCCATCTCCCATGTAAGCTATTTCGCCACCATGATGGTGCATCTCGGCTATGCCGACGGCATGGTCTCCGGCGCCACCCATACCACGGCGGACACGGTGCGCCCCGCCCTGCAAATCATCAAAACCCAACCGGATACCTCGCTGGTCTCCAGCGTATTTTTCATGTGTTTCGACACCCGTGTGCTGGTCTACGGCGACTGTGCCGTCAACCAAAACCCGACGGCCGAGCAACTGGCGGAAATCGCCATCGGCTCGGCCGAAACCGCACGGCATTTCGGCATCGACCCGAAAGTGGCGCTGTTATCCTATTCCACCGGCGAATCCGGCCACGGTTCCGAGGTCGAAAAGGTTCGACAGGCTGCCCAACTGGCACACCAAAAACGGCCAGACCTGCTGCTGGAAGGGCCTTTGCAATACGATGCCGCCATCGACCCAACCGTCGCCCGACAGAAAATGCCCGACAGCGACGTGGCCGGACAAGCCACGGTGTTCATCTTCCCGGACCTCAACACCGGCAACAACACCTATAAAGCGGTGCAACGTGCTTCCGGTGCCATCGCTATCGGCCCGGTACTGCAAGGATTGCGCAAACCGGTCAACGACTTGAGTCGGGGCTGCAGTGTGGCCGACATCGTCAACACCGTCGCGATTACCGCGATTCAGGCACAAGCCAACGACCAATGA
- the hemW gene encoding radical SAM family heme chaperone HemW, translated as MQFTQPVPLSLYVHYPWCIQKCPYCDFNSHTLGADQEAVYLDALIQQLEQTLPMVWGRPIQSIFFGGGTPSLMSEAGLDSFLSRARALLGFQPDIEITLEANPGTVDFEKFAGFRQAGVNRLSMGIQSFDDEKLHALGRIHSADEAYRAVEAAKSAGFDNFNLDLMFALPNQNLEQALHDVDTAIELRPPHLSHYQLTLEPNTPFYKQPPELPEDDQAWEMQLACQQRLAEAGYHHYEVSAYAQNGQACRHNLNYWQFGDYIGLGAGAHGKITDPPQGVIWRTQMPASPGGYMNMIAEGKRGRLEKVGDSDAVFEFMLNAMRLQDGFELSLFTLRTGLPLHTIEPILQDLADKGWLTLDGETVCLTRTGQTYLNDVLQAFL; from the coding sequence TTGCAGTTCACCCAACCCGTTCCGCTCAGTTTGTATGTGCATTACCCCTGGTGCATCCAAAAATGCCCTTATTGCGATTTCAATTCGCATACGTTGGGCGCAGACCAAGAAGCCGTTTATCTCGACGCGCTGATTCAACAATTGGAACAGACCCTGCCGATGGTCTGGGGACGACCGATTCAGTCGATTTTCTTTGGCGGCGGCACGCCGAGCTTGATGTCCGAAGCCGGGTTGGACAGTTTCTTGTCTCGCGCCAGAGCCTTGTTGGGGTTTCAACCGGACATTGAAATCACCTTGGAAGCGAACCCCGGCACGGTCGATTTTGAAAAATTCGCCGGGTTTCGCCAGGCCGGCGTGAACCGTTTGTCGATGGGCATTCAAAGTTTTGACGACGAAAAGCTACACGCCCTGGGGCGGATTCATTCGGCCGACGAAGCCTATCGCGCCGTGGAAGCGGCCAAAAGCGCCGGGTTCGACAACTTCAATCTCGATTTGATGTTTGCCCTGCCGAATCAAAATCTGGAGCAGGCTTTGCACGATGTCGACACCGCCATTGAGTTGCGTCCGCCGCATTTATCGCATTATCAGCTCACGCTGGAACCCAACACCCCGTTTTATAAGCAACCGCCGGAATTGCCGGAAGACGACCAGGCCTGGGAGATGCAGCTGGCTTGCCAGCAACGTTTGGCGGAGGCCGGCTATCATCATTATGAAGTGTCGGCCTATGCGCAAAACGGCCAGGCCTGCCGCCACAACCTGAATTACTGGCAATTCGGTGATTACATCGGGCTAGGCGCGGGCGCGCACGGCAAAATCACCGACCCGCCGCAAGGGGTGATTTGGCGCACCCAAATGCCGGCTTCGCCGGGCGGCTATATGAACATGATAGCCGAGGGCAAGCGCGGACGGCTGGAAAAGGTGGGTGACAGCGATGCTGTGTTTGAGTTCATGCTCAATGCCATGCGTTTGCAGGATGGCTTCGAGTTAAGTTTGTTTACTTTGCGTACCGGCCTGCCATTGCATACAATTGAGCCCATCTTGCAGGATTTGGCGGACAAAGGCTGGTTGACGCTTGACGGCGAAACGGTGTGTCTGACCCGCACCGGCCAAACCTATTTAAACGACGTGTTGCAGGCATTTTTATAA